In Paenibacillus sp. BIC5C1, a genomic segment contains:
- a CDS encoding type 1 glutamine amidotransferase domain-containing protein, protein MSKVAFLLANDFEDSEMQVPYDEVKKAGHDVEIIGLKAGETLKGKGGKATYTSDKAIAEVSASDYDAVVIPGGSSPENLRTDAHILKFVTEINSAKKPIAAICHGPQILASANLLKGRTITSYPPLKDDMVNAGAEFKDHEAVVDGNYITSRTPADEPAFVRELLKVI, encoded by the coding sequence ATGAGTAAAGTTGCTTTTTTATTGGCGAATGATTTCGAAGATTCGGAAATGCAGGTTCCATATGATGAGGTGAAAAAAGCCGGGCACGACGTGGAAATTATCGGCTTGAAGGCAGGAGAGACGCTGAAAGGTAAAGGTGGTAAAGCCACCTATACTTCGGACAAAGCGATCGCTGAGGTTTCGGCTTCGGATTACGACGCAGTTGTCATTCCAGGTGGGTCTTCTCCTGAAAATTTGCGTACGGACGCACATATCCTGAAATTCGTAACGGAGATCAATAGTGCGAAGAAACCTATCGCTGCGATCTGCCACGGTCCGCAAATTCTGGCAAGTGCCAATTTGTTGAAAGGCCGTACGATTACCTCCTATCCACCGCTCAAGGATGATATGGTGAACGCAGGGGCAGAATTCAAGGATCATGAAGCTGTAGTCGATGGCAATTATATTACATCCCGTACGCCAGCCGATGAACCAGCATTTGTTCGCGAGTTGTTAAAAGTCATTTAA
- the uraA gene encoding uracil permease has protein sequence MQREIQVNQKMPLGSGSLLSLQHLFAMFGSTVLVPNLFGVDPSMILLMNGIGTLLYILMCKGKIPAYLGSSFAFIAPVSSVLIAHPDNGYSMALGAFIVTGVIFCIVALIIKYAGTGWINVVFPPAVMGAIVALIGLELVPVAAGMAGLINSNPAENPDWVPQAKPIILAMVTLGITVIGAVTFRGFPKIIHILIGIVSGYVLGYFMGEVKTGNIANADFISLPTVTTPTFDWSVIFTILPVALVVIVEHIGHLLVTSSIVGKDLSKDPGLHRSLLGNGVSTILSGFVGSTPNTTYGENIGVMALTRVYSTYVIGGAAVIAIVLSFSGTFSALIANIPVPVMGGVSLLLFGVIAASGLRILVEQKVDFAKPTNLLLTTLVLVIGLSGTEITFYGIHLKGMALATIVGILLSLLFKLFEVLGWSNDQTEKQPLTEKTPD, from the coding sequence TTGCAACGTGAAATTCAGGTTAATCAAAAAATGCCGCTTGGCTCAGGCTCACTGTTGAGTCTCCAGCATTTGTTCGCCATGTTTGGCAGCACGGTACTTGTGCCGAATCTGTTCGGTGTCGATCCAAGTATGATCTTGCTTATGAACGGAATTGGAACATTGCTGTACATACTCATGTGTAAAGGAAAGATTCCGGCCTATCTGGGGTCAAGCTTTGCTTTTATCGCACCTGTTTCTTCCGTGTTAATAGCACACCCTGATAACGGATACTCCATGGCACTTGGAGCGTTCATTGTAACGGGCGTTATTTTCTGCATTGTGGCTCTTATCATCAAGTATGCGGGAACAGGCTGGATTAACGTGGTATTCCCACCAGCGGTTATGGGTGCTATTGTTGCCCTAATCGGTCTCGAGCTTGTCCCTGTAGCAGCCGGAATGGCTGGGCTGATCAATTCAAACCCTGCTGAGAACCCAGACTGGGTACCTCAAGCCAAACCAATTATTTTAGCCATGGTTACTCTTGGTATCACTGTTATTGGTGCAGTAACCTTCCGTGGGTTCCCCAAGATCATTCACATTCTAATCGGGATTGTATCCGGTTACGTGCTTGGATACTTTATGGGTGAGGTAAAAACCGGGAATATAGCGAACGCTGACTTTATCTCGCTGCCTACTGTAACGACACCGACATTTGACTGGTCTGTCATCTTTACCATTTTGCCTGTCGCCCTTGTTGTCATTGTTGAACACATCGGACATCTGCTTGTAACGAGCAGCATTGTGGGCAAAGATCTGTCCAAGGACCCAGGTCTGCATCGCTCCCTGCTTGGGAACGGCGTTTCAACTATTCTTTCCGGTTTTGTAGGATCCACACCGAATACAACTTATGGTGAGAATATTGGTGTTATGGCTCTGACACGGGTTTACTCGACGTATGTTATTGGCGGCGCTGCCGTTATCGCGATCGTGCTTTCGTTCTCAGGTACGTTCTCGGCACTTATAGCTAACATTCCCGTTCCAGTTATGGGTGGTGTGTCTTTGCTTCTGTTCGGAGTAATTGCGGCATCCGGTTTGCGTATTCTGGTCGAACAGAAAGTGGATTTTGCCAAACCTACCAACTTGTTGCTAACTACCCTTGTACTCGTCATCGGACTCAGTGGTACTGAGATCACATTTTATGGTATTCATCTCAAGGGAATGGCTCTGGCAACCATCGTCGGAATTCTGCTGAGCTTGTTGTTTAAATTATTTGAAGTACTGGGTTGGTCGAATGATCAAACGGAGAAACAGCCTTTAACCGAGAAAACTCCGGATTGA
- a CDS encoding RelA/SpoT family protein, with the protein MGIEQLLEKAGAYIKEPDLVRIREAYEFADQAHHGQTRKSGEPYILHPLAVADIVVNMQMDTISIIAALLHDVVEDTTVSLEEIRNHFGNTCAMLVDGLTKLERIQFRSKEEQQNENYRKMFIAMAQDIRVIVIKLADRLHNMRTLKFQSEESQRRISYETLEIFCPIANRLGISAIKWEMEDIALRYLNPQQYYRIANLMHKKRAEREQYIDTVMDGITSKLDEMGIQADLSGRPKHIYSVFKKMTTKNKQFNEIYDLLAIRIIVDNIKDCYATLGIIHTLWKPMPGRFKDYIAMPKANMYQSLHTTVVGPNGEPTEVQIRTWDMHRTAEFGIAAHWAYKEGATNGNGNNFEDKITFFREILELQNEAQDASEFVESLKMDFFSDLVFVFTPKGEVIELPTGSVPLDFAYRIHTEVGNRTIGAKVNGRIVPLDYHLKTGDIIEILTSKHSYGPSQDWLKIAKSSHARAKIKQWFKKERREENVEKGRDSCERELKRMGLDPSAWMTDDKLQEAAKKYAFNDIEDMLAAVGFGGITAAQIVTKATEKLRKEQEESSLLELNSEMRELKPAPERKNRPTNGIRVKGIDNLLVRFARCCNPVPGDAIIGYVTRGRGVSVHRTDCPNIPSSTDGEEAARVIEVEWEENIEANYSVDIEITGHDRNGLLNEVLQAVSESKTNISAVTGRTDKNKLALVHVTILIRNTEHLHSVVERIKRVKDVYSVHRIMQ; encoded by the coding sequence ATGGGCATAGAGCAATTACTCGAGAAGGCCGGGGCATATATCAAAGAACCCGATCTGGTGCGCATACGTGAAGCTTACGAATTTGCTGATCAGGCCCACCATGGACAGACGCGAAAATCGGGAGAACCGTATATTCTGCATCCGCTTGCGGTTGCCGATATTGTTGTAAACATGCAGATGGACACCATCTCCATAATTGCAGCGCTTCTTCATGATGTAGTAGAAGATACTACGGTTTCACTTGAAGAAATCCGCAATCATTTCGGCAATACGTGTGCCATGCTTGTTGACGGCTTGACGAAGCTGGAACGTATTCAGTTCCGCTCCAAGGAAGAACAGCAGAACGAGAACTACCGCAAAATGTTCATCGCCATGGCGCAGGACATCCGTGTCATCGTGATCAAATTGGCTGACCGTCTGCATAATATGCGGACACTCAAGTTTCAGTCGGAAGAAAGTCAACGTCGGATTTCATATGAAACGTTGGAGATTTTCTGTCCGATTGCGAACCGTCTGGGTATATCTGCAATTAAATGGGAAATGGAGGACATCGCCCTCCGTTATTTGAATCCGCAGCAATATTACCGAATTGCCAACCTGATGCACAAAAAGCGTGCGGAACGTGAGCAATATATTGATACGGTTATGGACGGTATTACGAGCAAACTGGATGAGATGGGAATTCAGGCAGATCTGTCTGGTCGACCTAAGCACATCTACAGTGTGTTCAAAAAAATGACAACGAAAAACAAACAGTTTAACGAGATTTATGATCTGCTTGCGATTCGTATTATTGTGGATAACATCAAGGATTGTTATGCTACCCTCGGTATTATACACACGTTATGGAAACCAATGCCTGGACGTTTCAAGGACTATATTGCGATGCCGAAGGCAAACATGTATCAATCGCTGCATACCACAGTCGTAGGTCCGAATGGGGAACCAACTGAAGTCCAGATCCGGACATGGGATATGCACCGCACCGCTGAATTCGGTATTGCTGCCCACTGGGCCTACAAGGAAGGCGCTACGAACGGAAACGGAAATAATTTTGAAGATAAAATTACGTTCTTCCGCGAGATTCTTGAACTTCAAAATGAAGCGCAGGATGCGTCTGAATTTGTAGAATCGCTTAAAATGGATTTCTTCTCTGATCTGGTGTTTGTATTCACGCCAAAAGGTGAAGTTATCGAATTGCCTACTGGATCTGTTCCATTGGATTTTGCATATAGAATCCATACAGAGGTGGGTAATCGGACAATTGGTGCCAAAGTAAATGGTCGTATCGTTCCACTCGATTATCATCTCAAAACAGGCGATATCATTGAAATTTTAACGTCCAAACATTCTTATGGACCGAGTCAGGACTGGCTTAAAATTGCAAAATCCTCTCACGCACGAGCGAAGATCAAGCAATGGTTCAAGAAGGAACGGCGGGAAGAAAACGTTGAAAAAGGACGCGACAGTTGTGAACGTGAACTTAAGCGCATGGGACTTGATCCATCTGCCTGGATGACAGACGATAAGTTGCAGGAAGCAGCCAAAAAGTATGCCTTCAATGATATTGAGGATATGCTCGCAGCTGTTGGCTTCGGTGGCATTACGGCTGCACAGATCGTGACCAAAGCAACGGAGAAACTTCGCAAGGAGCAGGAAGAATCCAGTTTGCTTGAACTGAACTCCGAGATGCGTGAGCTGAAGCCTGCACCTGAACGCAAAAACCGTCCGACCAATGGCATCCGTGTCAAAGGTATAGACAATTTACTTGTTCGCTTTGCGCGCTGCTGTAACCCTGTACCAGGGGATGCTATTATCGGGTATGTTACACGTGGACGTGGGGTTTCGGTGCATCGAACGGACTGTCCAAATATTCCGTCCAGTACGGATGGGGAAGAAGCAGCTCGCGTCATTGAAGTCGAGTGGGAAGAGAATATTGAAGCAAACTACAGTGTGGATATTGAGATTACGGGCCACGATCGTAACGGCTTGCTCAATGAAGTGCTTCAGGCTGTTTCCGAAAGTAAAACCAATATATCTGCCGTCACCGGGCGTACAGATAAAAATAAATTAGCATTGGTGCACGTCACAATTCTGATTCGTAATACGGAGCATCTGCATTCGGTTGTGGAACGGATCAAACGGGTGAAAGATGTTTATTCGGTGCATCGGATTATGCAGTAA
- the dtd gene encoding D-aminoacyl-tRNA deacylase produces the protein MRVLVQRCKEAQVSVGDELTGRIESGLMLLVGITHEDTEKDAIYLADKIAGLRIFEDEQEKMNLSLMDVGGAVLSVSQFTLYGDCRKGKRPSFAAAARPEAAELLYETFNQLLRDKGIQVETGRFGAMMDVTFTNWGPVTLMLESPIRQETHA, from the coding sequence ATGAGGGTGCTTGTACAACGCTGTAAAGAGGCCCAGGTGTCCGTTGGAGACGAGCTGACGGGGAGAATTGAATCCGGATTGATGTTGCTCGTGGGAATTACACATGAGGACACGGAGAAGGATGCCATCTATTTGGCAGACAAAATTGCTGGACTCCGAATCTTTGAGGATGAGCAGGAAAAGATGAATCTCAGTCTGATGGATGTGGGCGGGGCTGTATTATCTGTCTCACAATTTACATTGTACGGAGATTGCCGCAAAGGAAAACGCCCAAGCTTTGCAGCTGCAGCCAGACCTGAAGCGGCAGAATTGTTGTATGAAACGTTTAATCAGCTGCTACGTGATAAAGGAATTCAGGTGGAAACCGGACGTTTCGGAGCGATGATGGATGTGACTTTCACGAATTGGGGACCAGTGACATTAATGCTTGAAAGCCCTATTCGTCAAGAAACGCATGCATAA
- a CDS encoding SEC-C metal-binding domain-containing protein → MSKVGRNDLCPCGSGKKYKKCCLGKEPSAVESILGLISTEQPVQEASIQPESKLTLTKLKKMVASELKWEHPAHEQLALQLIEDMRNQYERELILEALMLWNGYSRQTQPTVKKTGSFCAAIEYLLSEEYGFNVSKAELASKYEVATATISRKVKEMFNYIEEYGMGGETDELMMLNSPGTSKDKAQALLHKAMEASSAKRRVQLAETVLEMYPDSSDAYLILAEESDNEQDARAFLKDGIAAGKRELGELFFEKNKGDFWRLHETRPYIRICKSYAESCWFGGDTKEAAQILEHILELNTEDNTGARYLLAAVYLYSNQLKQAEQLMEKYGKGDAATAFAYDKIILEYKRNGITAQLNMLYRVARDVNKHVPDYLLGLKRLPHNLPDFVGMGNSDEAIEYVIMHSRLWANVPDLLKWMLKQ, encoded by the coding sequence TTGAGTAAGGTTGGAAGAAATGATTTATGCCCATGCGGAAGCGGGAAGAAATATAAGAAATGCTGTCTGGGCAAGGAGCCCTCTGCGGTAGAATCGATATTGGGGCTGATATCAACGGAGCAACCGGTCCAGGAAGCCTCGATTCAGCCTGAGAGCAAGCTGACCCTGACCAAGCTGAAAAAGATGGTGGCGAGCGAACTGAAATGGGAGCATCCGGCTCACGAACAGCTGGCACTGCAGCTTATTGAGGATATGAGAAACCAATACGAGCGGGAGCTGATTTTGGAAGCTCTGATGCTATGGAATGGCTATTCCCGTCAGACCCAGCCTACTGTCAAGAAGACAGGCTCGTTCTGCGCCGCAATCGAGTATTTGCTGTCCGAGGAATACGGATTCAATGTCTCAAAGGCTGAGCTGGCCTCTAAATATGAGGTAGCAACAGCAACGATCTCCCGGAAGGTTAAGGAGATGTTTAATTACATCGAAGAATATGGCATGGGCGGCGAAACTGATGAGCTGATGATGCTGAACAGCCCAGGCACATCGAAGGATAAAGCGCAAGCTCTGCTACATAAGGCGATGGAAGCCAGTTCTGCCAAACGCAGAGTACAGCTGGCGGAAACGGTACTGGAGATGTATCCTGACAGCTCTGATGCGTATCTTATTCTGGCTGAGGAGTCGGACAATGAGCAGGATGCACGAGCTTTCCTCAAGGACGGAATCGCTGCTGGCAAACGCGAACTTGGCGAACTGTTTTTTGAGAAGAACAAAGGGGACTTCTGGAGGCTTCATGAGACCCGTCCATATATCCGGATATGCAAAAGCTACGCCGAATCCTGCTGGTTTGGCGGAGATACCAAAGAAGCGGCACAAATCCTAGAGCATATTTTGGAGCTTAATACGGAAGACAATACCGGGGCGCGTTACCTGCTCGCTGCTGTGTATTTGTACAGCAACCAATTGAAGCAGGCAGAGCAACTGATGGAGAAGTATGGGAAAGGTGACGCCGCAACCGCCTTTGCGTATGACAAGATCATTCTGGAGTACAAGAGGAATGGAATTACCGCCCAGCTCAACATGTTGTACCGTGTGGCCAGGGATGTGAACAAACATGTGCCTGATTATCTGCTGGGTTTGAAGCGGCTGCCGCATAACCTCCCTGATTTTGTCGGAATGGGCAATTCCGACGAAGCGATTGAATATGTCATTATGCATTCCCGTCTATGGGCGAATGTGCCGGATCTGCTGAAGTGGATGCTGAAACAATAG
- a CDS encoding adenine phosphoribosyltransferase → MDFKDYIRVIPDFPQPGISFKDITTLLKDGEMYRKAINELKVMVSDLKIDVIAGPEARGFVVGAPLAYALGVGFAPIRKSGKLPGETIEVGYDLEYGKDTLAMHTDAIEKGQNVLIADDLLATGGTIATSINLIEQLGGKIVGAAFLIELSDLNGRAKLPGIDVFTLMNY, encoded by the coding sequence TTGGATTTTAAAGATTATATTCGTGTCATTCCTGACTTTCCACAACCGGGAATCAGCTTCAAAGACATTACGACATTGTTGAAGGATGGAGAAATGTACCGCAAGGCGATCAATGAGCTGAAAGTAATGGTTTCGGATCTCAAAATTGACGTTATTGCTGGACCTGAAGCACGTGGATTCGTTGTGGGCGCTCCTCTGGCGTACGCTCTGGGTGTCGGTTTTGCTCCGATCCGTAAAAGTGGAAAATTGCCTGGAGAGACGATCGAAGTCGGTTATGATCTTGAATATGGCAAAGATACGCTTGCTATGCATACAGATGCGATCGAAAAAGGACAAAATGTCCTGATTGCGGATGATCTGCTGGCGACAGGCGGAACTATTGCTACCTCCATTAACCTGATTGAACAATTGGGTGGCAAGATTGTAGGTGCAGCATTCCTGATTGAGCTGTCTGATCTGAATGGACGTGCAAAATTGCCGGGGATTGATGTATTTACATTGATGAACTACTAG